CCTGATCAACACGTCTTGCCAGGAAGTCAGTGCACCAAATGTTCCTCAAAATGTTTTCAGAATGATAAGACATGGGCTTGGTGTCTAACAGTTGAAgatgcttgtgcgtgtgtgttgcttgAACACACATGATTCAAGTCCTCTTAACTTTACCGGCTTAGAATCATTTAGCTTGTCACTATTCATGAGATCTATtacaattgaattgaattccaCGGCACATGAAAACACAGATGGTATACTGGTAGACAGTGGAAACAGAGAGTCTATGCATCTTAGCCTCAGATGGTCTTCTCATCTGGTGCCTTGTCTGATGAAATAACTGTAGAACAACAGGTTTTTGCCACGATTGCTCCACTGCCTACAGATTATTATACTGATTCACTGTGTAGGGTCCGGTATACGAACCAGTAACAGTACAGATTCAAATAATATTGGATCCAGtttgtctctctttcatacaccgTTTGGGCCTACTTCACAATTAAGAATGTGTTCACTGAATTCACAAATTAATAAAGTGCAATTAGTAGCACATTCAATATGTAACCTAATTCTGCTATTTTATTGTCACTGTATTTTAATTTTGGATAAAAATATTAGCTTAATGCTGAAATTCAGGCTTAAATATTAACCTAATATTTCCTTTACCAGCGGCTCCTCCCATCTCAGTCACATATTTTATGGagcctttttttccctttgtctGTCCAAcccttgtctctccctctccctctccctctctctctctctctttctgacacaCCACCTCCGAGCTGCTTGACGAGGTAATGATTTTACAGCCTCGCCCGTAACCCGCCCCCGAACACCCGGACAAAGAAGAACCAGAGGATGAGCGACAGAGGATCAGTTTAACaggtgtctctctcctcctctcgtctcctcccgctccctctctcctcctctcctccgtgCCCTGGGAGAGACTCAAGAGCAGTGATTTGTTTCTAGGCGCCCTGGGGCAAGAACTTCAGTGGCCGCCGTTCAGACTTCAAGGCACCAGGCTGCTGCAGTCAAAAGGCTGGGCCCCTCTGGTCATGCAAATTGATCTTCCTTTGCTACGgtgctcacctctctctctctctctctctctctctctctctctctctctctctctctctctctctctcctctttttccctctctctctacatcacacacacacacactcacactcacaaacacagacaaatgcTCTCTCCCTCAACCACATTCACCACCCCACCAACCCCCAGCAGTGTCTATTACCCTGTTACCTATACTTTAAGAATATAACCTACATATGGTGTGCTTTCAGACAGACTGTCACTAATGagccgagacacacacacacacacacacactcgtgcacaGATGGCCTAATGACCATCCTCCCAGACGGCCCAGTGTTATCTGTGCTCATCAGGGCCATTGTCTTCTTATCAGCATCCCTCTGCCCTGTCCCCAGGCAATTATTACAGGTGGAAGGGTTTAAGACAGAAGACATTTTCAGcacaaagtctgtgtgtgtgtgtgtgtgtgtgtgtgtgtgtgtgtgcgcgtgtgtgtgtggcatgcctTATGTTCTAGTGTAATGTGTCTAGAGTGTCTTTTCCTGtgctgtctttgtctgtgtgtttatatgtgtgtggatgtcagTGGACAGCATACTGAATGTGTTaatattgtgtttttgtgttaaagttggtgtgtgtgtgtgtgtgtcatgccatATGTTCTAGTGTAATGTGTCTAGAGTGTCTTTTCCTGTGCTGtcgttgtttgtgtgttttatctcTGTGTGGATGTCAGTGGACAGCATACTGAATGTGTTAatcttgtgtttttgtgttaaagttggtggtgtgtgtgtgtgcatgtgcatattcaTGCGAGTACACACTCGCATACTCTTGCGAGTCGTCTAAATTACATGGCTTTTTGAGAGGACCAGTGAAAGCATAAAATGTCTGTCAGCAGGAGTCTCTTTCATCCCTCAGACTCTTTCtcaacctctctgtctctctctggagATCACCACTCTGCTGTGGACCTCCTAGTGTGCACCCACACAGTAAGAGCTGTcctaacacagagacacacagagagtgacagagattCAACAtacatctctacacacacacacactgatagcaCAGgttcatacacatacagaggGCCACTTAGTGTGGTGAGACATTGTTCTGGAGGAGATATGAAGGTGTCTCCAAGCCATTTGATGTCAGCCCAGAGGCTGTCTGTAAGATTAAGAAAGAAACTAAATTATAATtgtccaccccacacacacacatgcacccatccTCACAGAACGTAAGTGTCAATATCTTTTTTCCCCTTGTGTTTGGCACTTGTTTAtatctgcaccccccccccccccccccccccccagcatgaAAGTTGAAATGGAGCCAGGACAAGAGCCTGCAAGCACTGCTGTAGTCATACCAACTGTCGACTTCCTGTTTGCGCTGCCAGGCGCCAAACATGAAACATGTTTTTCTGCCTCATGTACACAGGCAGTGTGGACACAGCGCTGCTCCCTTTTCACGGAACACTGGTGGTGAGACTAACCAAAGGTGCCACAAAAGCCAGAACTtcacacagatacgcacacacactcacctgcctCCCTCAGActctctatgtctgtgtgtgcctctctgttTGCCCATCTCATCATCTTTTTTTGTGGGTACAAATGAGCACGGGCCCCTGAGATACCCAAGAGTAAACAGCCCAGCCAGCGCCAGACTAATACGTTTTCATCTTCCCACGCTCAGAGCATGaaagtaaaaaacaaaacaccgagaggaagagagagagagagagagagagagagagagagatgcacatactaaacaactggaaaaaaagattagacTGTTCACTGGAAAGAAAATGTTTTACAAGTGACAGACCTAATACCGTTGCTGTACTGTGAATTCACTACCATTACttctagcctactatgttgAAAATAGGTTATTGTTCAAAAGTCAAAAAGACAAATGAAAGCCCATGTTAAAATCTGTGACTCCTGAACAAACTCTTGTTATTTAGACAAAGTCATGCTTGAGGGGAAGAGAAGGAATAGATCAAACTGATGAATAAGAGGGCAGTGAAACTCATGATGACAATGTTGATGTCACAGAGTTGGAAGTTTTAGTTCTTGAACTTTattaacaacaaaacaaatgcatATAAAGAGAAAGGTCGACACTCTGCCTGTGCAGCAGCTTAGGGCAGCTAGGTTTGGAATGGCCAGTACTTTCTTCATCACCACTTCTACCATCCCCCATCTCCTTCCCTAACAGATGCACATCCTCATTGCTGAGaactgtcacatacacacacacacacacacacacacacacacacacacacacacacacacacacacaaatacacacacacacacaaaacgtatactgtctctctctctctcacacacacacacacaaaacgtatactctctctctctctcacacacacacacacgcacaaaacgtatactctctctcacacacatacagttatgaaatactttttttcccccatagtttttttttttttcaagaattCATATCTCCATGGTTTTTGCTCACTGAGGTATTAGatgctgaacagttaaataggaaAGCATCACCTCTCTGATCCTTATGATCATCTGATCCTCATTAGCAATGTGTCTTGCCAATTGGCCTGTGAGCTCAacgacacacattcacactcactcatatacacacaatcCTCCTGTTACCTGAGCCCGTGGCTTGGTTTAAAGGATTAGCATACTAAGAAAGTGTGAATTCTGAttgacagagagatagaaaatgTGAATGATATCAGGTTCAGAGTCAGAATTCAGTCAGAAGATGCTGGCTAGACTGTGACTGTTATTTAATCACATATTCTGAAATCTGACAGAAGGTTCCTTTAGCATACAGTCATGAATAATTACATCGGGACGTTTCTCTGAGGTCGGATCATTAGGCTACCCAAGAAATAAGGGTGCATATAAATGAATACTCTTGAATAGAATTTAGGCGAAATTGTACTACAGCTGGGCTATTACCATCCTGAGAATATTTTATTACTTCCTCTAACTTCTCTACTGCTAGTGATCATCGAAACGCAAATACTTTCCATATATTTTACGCACGTAGTGAAACGAGGGGTGTGCAGTTCATTGACCACGCATAAAAGTTTCTATGGGGGTAATGCTTCGCTtccctgagagagaaagaggcgcTGCGCTTCTGCGCGGGAACATTGAAGTAGACATTGCCACTCGGTCTCGTCCTCTGGACGCGTGTACGAAAAAACATGGCAATCTCACTTGAGGAATTTTCACGCCTGCAGACAGATATTGATCTCAAAATCACTGGCGTAACGAGCGCTGCGTACCAACCACCCGCTCCAACGTCAGCGTCAGCAGCATCAAAGCAAGGAGAGGAGCCCTCTCATAATGTTATTCTGAATAAATCTTATTCTTTGGATATTAAAGACATTTCATTTTATCATGGAAACGTTGGGGCGTTGGGGATTCATGTAGGCTACCTGCCAGATTGCCAAAATATGGTCGCCAAAACTTGCTCAAATACTACACTTTGATACTAGAATGTACATGCTAACATGCATAAAATATCACGTTTTGAGCTTTTACAACCGacacctgacacacaaacaggaaagTATATTTTAGGAAAGCAGATGCTGCCTGTTGCTCTGGAGCGCATTGCGCACACGTGCCCACCCGAGAGAACTCCGCCTATGGGAGGTGCATGGGAGGTCAGGGTTGTTTAAAGTCAGACAGATCCACGAGAAACACAACAATATCCACAGCCTCTGTGAGTTAACTGGTTGAAAGGGACTAGTACCTGAAACCCCACAATGTCTTATTACGAGGTAAGTTGGAATTTAAAGGTGTTTACATTCCATGTGCCCTTAGTGCTTGGTTATGCATAGATTGCTATGTTTCTAACTTAacgtttcttttctcttttgcaGCATATAGTAATACCAGACGACTACACTGAAGATAACAGCTCCGAGTCTGGATCTGGGGACATACTAGAATTTGATGAAGCCTGTGACCGAGCTGTCAGCCATGAATTCAGCCGGATCTTCCTTCCCTGCGTGTACGGAATCATTTTTCTGCTGGGGATCATTGGAAACGGCCTTGTGGTTATAGTGATGGGCTATCAGAGGAAGTCCAGAACTATGACTGACAAATACCGCCTGCATCTGTCTGTCGCTGACTTACTCTTCGTGCTCACACTTCCCTTTTGGGCCGTAGAAGCGGCCAGTGACCAGTGGTACTTCGGCGGCTtcatgtgtgtggctgtgcacaTGATCTATACTGTGAATCTGTACAGCAGCGTGCTCATTCTCGCCTTCATCAGTCTGGACCGCTACCTCGCCGTGGTCAGGGCCACAAACAGCCAAGGGCCGAGGAAGCTGTTGGCGGAGCGCATCATATACGTGGGCGTGTGGCTCCCGGCTGCGCTGCTCACCGTGCCTGACCTGGTGTTCGCCAAGGCGGAGAACATCACTGTCAGGACGAGTTGCCAGCGGGTCTACCCAGAGCCGTCGTCGGTCTGGCGCGCCGCCTTCCAGTTCCAGCACATCGTGGTGGGATTCGTCCTGCCGGGACTGGTGATCCTTATTTGCTACTGCATCATCATTTCCAAGTTGGCGCACGGCACCAAGGGCACCCAGAAGCGCAAGGCGCTGAAGACCACGGTGGTGCTGATCGTCTGCTTTTTCAGTTGCTGGCTGCCGTATTGCGCGGGCATCCTGGTGGACACGCTCCTGATCCTGAACGTGGTGCCCCACAGCTGCGAGCTAGAGCAAGGTCTGGAGAAGTGGATCTTCGTCACGGAGGCGCTGGCCTACTTCCACTGCTGCCTCAACCCGATTCTGTACGCCTTCCTCGGGGTGAAGTTCAAGAAGTCCGCCCGCAGTGCCTTGTCCCCCAGCCGCGGCTCCAGCCTGAAAATTCTCCCCAAGAAACGCGGAGGGATGTCCTCTGTGTCCACAGAGTCGGAATCCTCCAGCTTTCAATCCAGTTAACGCACGAACGCTCATTGAGAACTCTCCCACTGTAAATATCCCGCCATCCATCCCCATGGACATTGTACATTAGACTAATTCTGAGCTTtgtaaatacatcaaaatgtaactGAGCTGAACTATGGGCTGAGCCCCGAGGCCATTGAATGGCCTTCTCTAGCTATGTAAATATGAGTCCAATGTCAGTATTGAGTCGACTAATAGATATAGTTATATGAGCATTGAAAGGTCTGAATTCAGGGATTTTTTTATTAGCAGAACTGCTTACATACTTAAATGTTTATCACTGTAGCCCTGCGTTTTTAATTGTTGTTTACTTCTTTCTGTTGGCACTTATTAAATGCCATGCTCTTATTTATTACATGAATGGACTGAGTGTTTGATGTCTAGTTTGTTTCAAAATAGCTGCTTTGACTCGAGATCATTTGTAATAAACAGTTTGAAACGTGAAATCTTGGCTTATTCTTGTGAATT
This portion of the Alosa sapidissima isolate fAloSap1 chromosome 22, fAloSap1.pri, whole genome shotgun sequence genome encodes:
- the cxcr4a gene encoding C-X-C chemokine receptor type 4a, translating into MSYYEHIVIPDDYTEDNSSESGSGDILEFDEACDRAVSHEFSRIFLPCVYGIIFLLGIIGNGLVVIVMGYQRKSRTMTDKYRLHLSVADLLFVLTLPFWAVEAASDQWYFGGFMCVAVHMIYTVNLYSSVLILAFISLDRYLAVVRATNSQGPRKLLAERIIYVGVWLPAALLTVPDLVFAKAENITVRTSCQRVYPEPSSVWRAAFQFQHIVVGFVLPGLVILICYCIIISKLAHGTKGTQKRKALKTTVVLIVCFFSCWLPYCAGILVDTLLILNVVPHSCELEQGLEKWIFVTEALAYFHCCLNPILYAFLGVKFKKSARSALSPSRGSSLKILPKKRGGMSSVSTESESSSFQSS